A window of Garra rufa chromosome 16, GarRuf1.0, whole genome shotgun sequence contains these coding sequences:
- the LOC141288677 gene encoding storkhead-box protein 2-like, whose product MSPISQSQFIPLGEILCLAISAMNSARKTVTQETLIEHLATCFPGVPTPSMEILRHTLNMLVRERKIYPTPEGYFIVTQQTYFITPSLIRTNSKWYHLDERIPERMQQQQQQPCTSPHSSTMTPSTSGCVRERPHHKNHSDSYNNSYREDIPSAHTSTIQRRSKEHKESSPVSPPPQQPSESKSKSSLSFPFKTETNSKHKDGSSSSGEKQSKKFGLKLFRLSFKKDKTKHLATFSAQFPPEEWPLRDEETPSTVPREVEMEIIRRINPDLTVENLARHTAVMKRLEEEKAQRNKANSSAQQSARSKRSRSHRKAQQGKASRSHSKTRASRGDPSEGSNLDITYDRDYRFYSSSLVRSPRETMMSMERNRGKYMVHSNPNIVESHFTTAPEWDVSGELAKRRTEMPFPEPSRAQSHSKVHRSHSHTQERKSRNERSDKAKERSRSMDNSKGPLGGPYLGGPEDFECSPDDRSRYYTDDGTLRASAQATHYSRIMLSAARLHSDVCVPDVGRGSSEDAVLYRTLEKSKSRDSLPAYNDLKSCSPKTPVDDYFQCTAANEVSLSAPPSLAKPSHDFTDSVWKGISSDRLTPHLTPPHPIEYKEETAKGQSSISIASTSQTPEHLPNGRLLHQLNPDSGDLDKMPEVYSQETLFKPPDYVESSFSRPGTIGKSPHTKSTEVLETQEHFDKPLPLTVPPSSAQEQASCAETTFDYYNVSDDDSEETSHKNRVEGKVLEEGGTMQWLLEREKERDLQRKFEKNLTFLSPKEGESNNSQKSVHSTRLDSMDSSSVTVDSGFNSPRTRESLASNTSSNVENSRRQNMALSPGHIGTKRPPPPYQPPSFRTIREPPANRTEKQASITSV is encoded by the exons ATGTCTCCCATCAGCCAATCCCAGTTCATCCCACTGGGAGAAATCCTGTGCCTGGCCATTTCTGCCATGAACTCCGCCCGTAAGACTGTCACGCAAGAGACTCTCATCGAACACCTAGCAACATGCTTCCCAG GCGTCCCCACTCCAAGTATGGAGATCCTGCGGCACACGCTCAACATGCTGGTCCGAGAGCGGAAGATCTACCCCACCCCAGAGGGTTATTTCATTGTCACCCAGCAGACATACTTCATCACGCCTTCCCTCATTAGGACTAACAGCAAGTGGTACCACTTGGACGAGAGGATACCGGAGCGGatgcagcagcagcaacagcagccGTGTACCTCTCCTCACTCAAGTACCATGACCCCCTCCACATCCGGATGTGTCCGGGAAAGACCTCACCACAAGAACCACAGTGACTCCTACAACAACAGCTACCGGGAGGACATCCCTAGTGCGCATACCTCAACCATACAGAGAAGGTCTAAGGAGCATAAAGAGTCTTCTCCTGTGTCTCCGCCCCCTCAGCAGCCATCAGAGAGTAAGAGCAAGAGTTCGCTTAGTTTTCCATTTAAAACGGAGACAAACAGTAAACACAAAGACGGAAGCAGCAGCAGTGGGGAGAAGCAGTCGAAGAAGTTCGGCCTGAAGCTGTTCAGGTTGAGCTTCAAAAAGGACAAGACGAAACATCTAGCCACATTTTCAGCCCAGTTCCCACCTGAGGAGTGGCCACTGCGGGACGAGGAGACACCCAGTACTGTTCCTAGAGAGGTGGAGATGGAGATCATCCGTCGGATCAACCCAGATCTCACGGTGGAGAACCTGGCTCGCCACACAGCCGTAATGAAGCGGTTGGAGGAGGAAAAGGCGCAGCGCAACAAGGCGAACTCCTCGGCTCAGCAGAGCGCCCGCAGCAAGAGGAGTCGTAGCCATCGAAAGGCCCAGCAGGGCAAGGCCTCACGTTCCCATAGCAAAACACGTGCATCCAGGGGGGATCCTTCTGAAGGATCCAATCTGGACATAACCTATGATCGGGATTACAGATTCTACAGCTCCTCATTAGTACGTTCTCCACGCGAAACCATGATGTCCATGGAGCGGAATAGGGGAAAGTATATGGTTCACAGCAACCCCAATATTGTGGAGTCTCACTTTACCACCGCTCCCGAGTGGGATGTTTCTGGGGAACTGGCAAAGCGGCGGACAGAAATGCCATTCCCAGAACCTTCTAGGGCACAGTCACATTCCAAAGTCCATCGAAGTCATAGTCATACGCAAGAGAGAAAGTCACGGAATGAGAGGTCGGACAAGGCCAAAGAAAGGTCGCGGTCCATGGACAACTCCAAGGGACCACTTGGTGGTCCATACTTAGGTGGCCCAGAGGACTTTGAGTGCAGTCCCGATGACAGGAGTCGGTACTACACTGACGACGGTACTTTGAGGGCATCTGCGCAGGCGACCCACTACTCCCGCATCATGCTCTCTGCTGCTAGATTACACTCTGACGTTTGTGTGCCTGATGTTGGAAGAGGTTCCTCGGAGGATGCTGTGCTTTACCGGACGCTGGAGAAGAGTAAAAGCAGGGATAGTCTTCCCGCTTACAACGACCTGAAGTCTTGCTCTCCCAAAACGCCAGTAGACGACTATTTCCAGTGCACTGCAGCAAATGAAGTCTCTCTCTCTGCGCCGCCTTCTCTTGCAAAACCCAGCCATGACTTTACAGATAGCGTCTGGAAGGGGATCTCCTCGGACCGACTGACCCCTCATCTTACGCCACCTCACCCTATAGAATATAAAGAGGAGACAGCAAAGGGACAAAGTAGTATTTCTATTGCGTCAACGAGCCAAACTCCCGAGCATCTCCCCAATGGACGATTGTTGCACCAACTCAATCCCGACTCAGGTGACTTGGACAAAATGCCAGAGGTTTACAGCCAAGAGACTCTGTTCAAACCTCCCGACTATGTGGAGAGCAGTTTCTCAAGGCCAGGTACGATAGGTAAGTCCCCTCACACCAAGTCGACAGAGGTCCTGGAGACTCAGGAGCATTTCGATAAACCTCTACCACTGACCGTGCCACCGTCCTCGGCTCAGGAGCAGGCTTCGTGTGCAGAAACCACCTTCGACTATTACAACGTGTCGGATGACGACTCTGAGGAGACTAGTCATAAGAACCGGGTGGAGGGGAAAGTTCTAGAAGAAGGAGGGACAATGCAATGGCTGCTGGAACGAGAGAAAGAGCGGGATTTGCAGCGCAAGTTTGAGAAGAACCTTACCTTTCTAAGTCCCAAGGAAGGTGAGAGCAACAACAGCCAAAAATCAGTCCATTCTACCCGATTGGACAGTATGGACTCCAGCAGTGTGACTGTGGACAGTGGATTTAATTCCCCACG CACGCGGGAAAGCCTCGCTTCGAACACCTCGAGTAATGTGGAAAATAGCAGGCGCCAGAATATGGCTTTGAGTCCAGGACACATTGGCACCAAAAGACCCCCGCCGCCCTACCAGCCCCCCAGCTTCCGTACCATCCGTGAGCCACCCGCCAACCGCACGGAGAAACAGGCCTCCATCACCAGCGTGTAG